One stretch of Pigmentiphaga aceris DNA includes these proteins:
- a CDS encoding 4a-hydroxytetrahydrobiopterin dehydratase, whose amino-acid sequence MTILTLDALRAAYSLPQEGGKALGDAAIAEQLSVLPAWSYTDGAIRREYKFNDYYETIAFVNAIAWIIHREDHHPDLTVSYNRVGVAFNTHSVNGISINDFIAAAKLDMVFDR is encoded by the coding sequence ATGACCATTCTTACCCTGGACGCGCTGCGCGCGGCCTACAGCTTGCCGCAGGAAGGCGGCAAAGCCCTTGGCGATGCCGCCATCGCCGAGCAACTGAGTGTGCTGCCTGCGTGGTCGTACACCGACGGGGCCATTCGCCGCGAGTACAAGTTCAACGACTACTACGAGACCATTGCCTTCGTGAACGCGATTGCATGGATCATCCACCGTGAAGATCACCACCCTGACCTGACGGTGTCCTACAACCGCGTTGGCGTGGCCTTCAACACGCATTCGGTGAACGGAATCTCGATCAACGATTTCATCGCCGCCGCCAAGCTAGACATGGTTTTCGATCGGTGA
- a CDS encoding M48 family metallopeptidase produces MFTLLFVVFLVAGVLIRMWLGARQMRHVIRNRDTVPAEFAGRIGAISHERAADYTVARVRLKMWSLLFDSAVLIGLTLLGGLAWINDWVGSFISNDFWHQLALLGAVAGLLGLLGLPFSIYRQFGLEARFGFNRMSFGLFMGDAIKGLVVSVVLGLPLIAAILWLMRSAGTAWWIWAWAVWAGFNLTVMLVYPRFIAPLFNKFSPLDDPALVDRIQALAKRCGFALDGLFVMDGSRRSAHGNAYFTGIGRSKRIVFFDTLLAKLNGDEIEAVLAHELGHFSHKHIFKRIVFSFAMALGVFALLGWVSQQIWFYEALGVAPSLTGGNQGMALLLFFLVAPVFMFFLTPVASWWSRRHEFEADQYAADHADPNHLVSALVKLYDDNAATLTPDPIHSAFYDSHPPATIRIGRLIAAGARLPSADVPLAQPA; encoded by the coding sequence ATGTTCACGCTGCTGTTCGTTGTTTTTCTCGTCGCGGGGGTGCTGATTCGCATGTGGCTGGGTGCGCGCCAGATGCGGCATGTGATCCGCAACCGGGATACCGTGCCGGCTGAATTTGCCGGTCGCATCGGTGCCATCAGCCACGAACGCGCGGCCGACTACACCGTGGCGCGGGTGCGCCTGAAGATGTGGTCGCTGCTGTTCGACAGCGCGGTGCTGATCGGCCTGACGCTGCTGGGTGGCCTGGCCTGGATCAACGACTGGGTGGGCAGCTTCATCAGCAATGACTTCTGGCATCAGCTGGCCTTGCTGGGCGCAGTCGCGGGCCTGCTGGGCCTGCTGGGCCTGCCCTTCAGCATTTACCGTCAGTTCGGGCTGGAAGCGCGTTTCGGCTTCAACCGGATGAGCTTCGGCCTGTTCATGGGCGACGCGATCAAGGGCCTGGTGGTGTCGGTGGTCCTGGGCCTGCCTCTGATTGCCGCCATTCTGTGGCTGATGCGCAGCGCTGGCACCGCCTGGTGGATCTGGGCCTGGGCCGTGTGGGCCGGGTTCAATCTGACGGTCATGCTGGTCTACCCGCGTTTCATCGCCCCGCTGTTCAACAAGTTTTCGCCGCTCGACGACCCGGCGCTGGTCGATCGCATCCAGGCACTGGCCAAGCGCTGCGGCTTTGCGCTGGATGGCCTGTTCGTGATGGACGGCTCGCGCCGTTCCGCCCACGGCAATGCGTATTTCACCGGCATTGGCCGGTCCAAACGCATTGTGTTTTTCGACACCTTGCTGGCCAAGTTGAACGGCGATGAAATCGAGGCGGTGCTGGCCCACGAGCTGGGTCATTTCAGCCACAAGCACATCTTCAAGCGCATCGTGTTCAGCTTTGCCATGGCGCTGGGCGTGTTTGCGCTGCTGGGCTGGGTATCGCAGCAAATCTGGTTCTACGAAGCGCTGGGCGTGGCCCCATCACTGACTGGCGGCAACCAGGGCATGGCCTTGCTGCTGTTCTTCCTGGTCGCACCGGTGTTCATGTTCTTCCTGACCCCGGTGGCAAGCTGGTGGTCGCGCCGCCATGAATTCGAGGCCGACCAGTACGCAGCCGATCACGCCGATCCGAATCATCTGGTGTCGGCACTGGTAAAACTGTACGACGACAACGCCGCGACCCTGACCCCGGACCCGATCCACTCAGCGTTCTACGACAGCCATCCGCCGGCCACCATTCGCATCGGTCGCCTGATTGCAGCCGGTGCACGCCTGCCCAGTGCAGACGTGCCGCTGGCCCAACCCGCGTAA
- the orn gene encoding oligoribonuclease, translating to MASNPNATLKPTESKPNDSHLIWLDMEMTGLDPEKERIIEVAIVVTDSNLETVAEGPTLVIHQSDEQLDAMDNWNKSTHGRTGLIDKVKASTLTEAQAEDQLIAFLQQYVPAGKSPMCGNSISQDRRFMFRYMPRLEEFFHYRNLDVSTLKELCKRWQPEVYKGFQKKNPHEALADIYESIAELKYYRANFLKA from the coding sequence ATGGCGTCGAACCCGAACGCAACGTTGAAGCCCACCGAGTCGAAGCCCAATGACAGCCATCTGATATGGCTCGACATGGAAATGACCGGTCTGGACCCGGAAAAGGAACGCATCATCGAAGTGGCGATCGTCGTCACCGATTCGAACCTGGAAACCGTGGCCGAAGGCCCGACCCTGGTCATTCACCAGTCGGATGAACAGCTGGACGCAATGGACAACTGGAACAAGTCGACCCACGGCCGCACCGGCCTGATCGACAAGGTGAAGGCGTCCACCCTGACCGAAGCCCAGGCCGAAGACCAGTTGATCGCCTTCCTGCAGCAGTACGTGCCGGCCGGCAAGTCGCCCATGTGCGGCAATTCCATCAGCCAGGATCGTCGTTTCATGTTCCGCTACATGCCGCGCCTGGAAGAGTTCTTCCACTACCGCAATCTGGATGTCAGCACGCTGAAGGAACTGTGCAAGCGCTGGCAGCCCGAGGTGTACAAGGGCTTCCAGAAGAAGAACCCGCACGAGGCGCTGGCCGACATCTATGAGTCGATCGCCGAACTCAAGTACTACCGTGCCAACTTCCTGAAGGCCTGA
- a CDS encoding AEC family transporter, producing the protein MDVLERVFGAIIPVFLIIGVGFLYGRKRRPDMLALNRMTLEVLTPALIFTALTDKSFHIGEQLPLAIGGVLLILICGAIAIPLAKPLGISRRALMPSMMFMNAGNMGLPMAVLAFGPASLPAFVALWLVCNLLQFTLGVRIVSDNASWRALLRSPLLIVMALGLIFSVGGWHLPAIMMPGLRMMGDASIALMIFSLGVRLTDVNLRDWRIGVIGGALRPLAGIIVALPLAWLLPLSGEQRGLLLMYAALPPAVVNYLMAEQYQSEPEKVASIVLIGNAMALLFVPIGLWLGLKMG; encoded by the coding sequence TTGGACGTCCTTGAGCGCGTTTTCGGGGCGATCATCCCCGTCTTCCTGATCATCGGGGTGGGTTTCCTGTACGGCCGCAAACGGCGGCCGGACATGCTGGCCCTCAACCGCATGACGCTGGAAGTGTTGACCCCGGCGCTGATCTTCACGGCGCTCACGGACAAGTCTTTCCATATCGGCGAACAATTGCCGCTGGCCATCGGCGGCGTGCTGCTGATCCTGATCTGCGGCGCGATTGCCATTCCGCTGGCAAAGCCGCTGGGAATATCGCGGCGCGCGCTCATGCCGTCGATGATGTTCATGAACGCGGGCAACATGGGCTTGCCGATGGCAGTGCTGGCCTTCGGCCCGGCATCGCTGCCTGCCTTCGTGGCGCTGTGGCTGGTCTGCAACCTGTTGCAGTTCACCTTGGGCGTGCGCATTGTCAGCGACAACGCGTCGTGGCGAGCGCTGCTGCGATCCCCGCTGCTGATCGTGATGGCGCTCGGGCTGATTTTCTCGGTTGGCGGCTGGCATTTGCCGGCAATCATGATGCCGGGCCTGCGTATGATGGGCGACGCCAGCATTGCGCTGATGATCTTCTCGCTGGGCGTGCGCCTGACGGACGTGAACCTGCGCGACTGGCGCATCGGCGTGATCGGCGGGGCCTTGCGCCCGCTGGCAGGCATCATCGTGGCCTTGCCGCTGGCGTGGCTGCTGCCCCTGTCAGGGGAACAGCGCGGCCTGTTGTTGATGTACGCGGCGTTGCCGCCTGCCGTGGTCAATTATCTGATGGCAGAGCAGTATCAAAGCGAGCCGGAAAAAGTGGCGTCGATCGTGTTGATCGGCAACGCGATGGCGCTGCTGTTCGTGCCGATCGGGCTGTGGCTGGGTTTGAAGATGGGGTGA
- a CDS encoding DUF4214 domain-containing protein, giving the protein MATATPAQQTAITNLYIALFNRAPDASGFEFWSQGLASGVSLPSITAVFLGSPEAAGIYPASQSATAFVTTFYQTVFGRAPDAGGLTFWTGELNAAGGVGSMAARAALVWKIIEVVSTPLPTKPADLSDAQYADTVKDRDTFGKKVTIGLDFALNLKSEDLVLAKQVIANVNAPVPPSTPTVPDAPTVFTLTLNFDTFTGGTANDSFNAPLVLVPIVGNSATLNSNDVLDGGGGTDTLNAALINSTLVSPTLKNIEVIRLTTSGNGGTVLDLANATGVTHAGFVDGTLSSSGTIRNVGNASLSVENQRAAAAFTGSSATTLSLTLTQVGIAGSPTAVNLAASGAAPLATTHDIVLDRAHAALAQTILGAAVTTVNVTATDTNVLSLSGATAATVQTLAVTGTGSVDLSGQALLALKTVTAGDGGIKLTSTGTTALTVTTGAGKDTITAAGASVKSIQVGAGNDVVSIAGALAVNASIDLGDGDDTLILSAPLGVGGWTITGGAGNDTLQMNTTDLTGIGGVFGFEVLALGASGTTVDAADVAGIGRFAVVNTGTTTFNGAQDTMRIGIDNSSGVTAVNIVNGLAQTLTDITLTNAAAVAGAKTLGTLALGSTKAISLTSLGTTGNANVITSLTQADDATITIKGDTDLTITNALAGSTLGSTVDANAFTGKLSITGSGRSDTITGGAGDDIIDGGLVTQGTAAVTAAAEVATLTANAGGLAAGASITVANLTFTAHGSPLTRAQVAQVFADLTNGAMTGSATALGSYTGTLTGYDTSSVSNNTVTFTSTVTGNVSDLAASGTGAAAAVASVVSQGRSAAAAVSGTLDTLTGGDGADTFVFSTPDANARGGAVTTIITDFAPGVDKLKIVGSAAASVTSLVKNTADPGTLDALLSIANSMLNSSVQYYLGQIGNDSYVVTDIDGNGYTNVIQLSGVAVTAIQASDFIV; this is encoded by the coding sequence ATGGCAACTGCCACCCCTGCTCAGCAAACCGCAATCACGAATCTGTACATTGCGCTGTTCAATCGCGCTCCGGATGCATCTGGCTTTGAATTCTGGAGCCAGGGCCTGGCATCCGGTGTCTCACTGCCGTCGATCACTGCGGTATTCCTGGGCAGCCCCGAAGCGGCAGGCATTTATCCCGCATCGCAAAGCGCAACGGCTTTCGTCACAACGTTCTATCAGACCGTATTCGGTCGCGCGCCCGACGCCGGTGGCCTGACGTTCTGGACCGGTGAACTGAATGCCGCTGGCGGCGTGGGGTCGATGGCGGCAAGGGCCGCGCTGGTATGGAAGATCATCGAAGTCGTCAGCACACCGCTGCCGACCAAGCCGGCCGACCTGAGCGATGCGCAATATGCCGATACGGTGAAAGACCGCGATACCTTTGGCAAGAAGGTGACGATCGGCCTGGATTTCGCGCTGAACCTGAAAAGTGAAGATCTGGTGCTGGCCAAGCAGGTCATTGCCAATGTGAATGCGCCGGTGCCACCCAGCACGCCCACCGTGCCCGACGCGCCGACCGTCTTCACGCTGACCCTCAATTTTGACACCTTCACCGGCGGAACCGCGAACGACAGCTTCAACGCTCCGCTCGTTCTCGTGCCGATCGTCGGCAATTCCGCCACCTTGAATTCCAACGACGTGCTGGATGGCGGCGGAGGGACCGACACCCTGAACGCGGCATTGATCAACTCGACCTTGGTAAGCCCGACGCTGAAGAACATCGAGGTGATCCGGCTCACGACATCGGGTAATGGCGGCACGGTCCTGGACCTCGCCAATGCCACCGGCGTCACGCACGCTGGCTTCGTGGACGGCACCCTCTCGTCAAGCGGCACGATTCGCAACGTTGGCAACGCCAGTCTGTCGGTCGAGAATCAGCGCGCGGCAGCTGCATTCACCGGCTCCAGCGCGACGACACTGTCCTTGACGCTGACCCAGGTCGGCATCGCGGGCAGCCCGACCGCGGTCAACCTGGCCGCCTCCGGGGCCGCCCCCTTGGCCACGACTCACGATATCGTGCTCGACCGTGCCCATGCCGCGCTGGCACAGACCATCCTCGGCGCCGCCGTCACCACGGTGAACGTGACCGCCACCGATACCAACGTACTGAGCCTGTCGGGAGCGACGGCGGCAACGGTGCAGACGCTGGCCGTGACCGGCACGGGATCGGTCGATTTGTCGGGACAAGCCTTGCTGGCCCTGAAAACCGTCACGGCAGGCGACGGCGGGATCAAGCTCACGTCCACCGGCACCACGGCATTGACCGTGACCACCGGCGCAGGCAAAGACACGATCACCGCAGCGGGGGCAAGCGTCAAATCGATTCAGGTCGGCGCGGGCAACGACGTGGTCAGCATCGCGGGTGCGCTGGCGGTCAATGCCTCCATCGATCTTGGCGACGGCGATGACACCTTGATCCTGTCGGCACCGCTCGGCGTCGGAGGCTGGACCATCACCGGTGGTGCGGGGAACGACACCTTGCAGATGAATACGACCGATCTGACCGGGATCGGGGGTGTCTTTGGGTTCGAGGTGTTGGCCCTGGGTGCCAGCGGCACGACCGTGGACGCAGCGGACGTTGCAGGTATCGGTCGGTTCGCGGTCGTGAATACCGGCACCACCACCTTCAACGGGGCGCAGGACACGATGCGGATCGGCATCGACAACAGCAGCGGCGTGACTGCCGTGAACATCGTCAATGGCCTGGCGCAAACCCTTACCGACATCACGCTGACCAATGCGGCAGCCGTCGCAGGTGCCAAGACACTCGGCACCTTGGCACTCGGCAGCACAAAGGCTATTTCCCTGACGTCGTTGGGGACCACCGGAAATGCCAACGTCATCACGAGCCTGACTCAGGCCGACGACGCGACCATCACCATCAAGGGCGACACCGACCTGACGATCACCAATGCCCTGGCAGGATCGACCCTGGGCAGTACGGTCGATGCAAACGCGTTCACCGGCAAGCTGAGCATCACCGGGTCGGGCCGAAGCGACACGATCACGGGTGGCGCAGGGGATGACATCATCGACGGCGGGCTGGTAACGCAGGGGACAGCTGCCGTGACTGCGGCAGCGGAAGTCGCCACGCTGACGGCCAACGCTGGCGGACTGGCAGCGGGGGCCTCCATCACGGTGGCAAACCTGACCTTCACGGCACACGGCAGCCCCCTCACCCGGGCACAGGTGGCACAGGTATTCGCCGACCTGACCAACGGTGCCATGACGGGCTCTGCCACCGCCCTGGGCAGCTACACCGGCACACTGACCGGCTACGACACCAGTTCGGTCTCGAACAACACCGTCACCTTCACATCAACCGTAACCGGCAACGTGAGTGATCTCGCAGCCAGTGGAACGGGGGCGGCAGCGGCCGTCGCGTCGGTCGTGAGCCAAGGTAGATCCGCTGCGGCTGCCGTGTCCGGTACGCTGGATACCCTGACCGGTGGCGACGGGGCGGATACCTTCGTGTTCAGTACGCCGGACGCCAACGCACGAGGCGGTGCGGTCACTACCATCATCACCGACTTCGCGCCCGGGGTGGACAAGCTCAAGATCGTTGGCAGCGCGGCTGCATCAGTGACAAGCCTTGTCAAGAATACTGCGGACCCTGGCACCCTGGACGCGCTGCTCTCGATTGCAAATAGCATGCTCAACAGCTCTGTGCAGTACTACCTGGGGCAGATCGGGAACGACTCGTATGTGGTGACGGATATTGATGGGAATGGCTACACCAACGTCATCCAGCTGTCTGGGGTCGCAGTGACCGCCATCCAGGCAAGTGATTTCATCGTATAA
- a CDS encoding MATE family efflux transporter, with protein sequence MTSAVSAPGGFRRAAWRIVKQAWPVLISQWASMAFGVMDTAMTGHASPTDLAAMALAASVFISVFVGLMGVLHAMIPIIAQDFGGGRMAEIGRTWAQGVWLAAALSVVGGVAMLFPDVWLSMSGEVDPTVRELMTNYLRCLVIALPAALLFRTVYALSTAVSRPKVIMAINIVGVCLKACFNWVLIYGKFGIPALGAVGAGMSSAIVFWISATISITILLRDPFYARFKIRLYRPDWKILGGLIRLGLPMGASYLIEVTSFTFMALLVARGGTFALGSHQIMSNLAALCFMMPMSIGVATSTLTAQAIGAGSPDRARRTALAGLGIGVAGAMLTISLLIVGRAWIVDGYTSDAQVALGAMALIRLLVVFHMLDALQCITSYILRAHKIAVVPMLIQAVTLWGIGLGGGWWLGFGSASNPLAGVIGQWLPGAPVGAATLWLMAILAMVLTTACLQYWYHRVLRKAMAGEPPTGSKTPSI encoded by the coding sequence ATGACTTCAGCGGTAAGCGCGCCGGGTGGATTCCGGCGCGCAGCATGGCGCATCGTCAAGCAAGCCTGGCCGGTATTGATCAGTCAGTGGGCCAGCATGGCATTTGGGGTGATGGACACCGCGATGACGGGCCACGCCTCGCCCACCGACCTGGCAGCGATGGCCTTGGCGGCATCGGTATTCATCAGCGTGTTCGTGGGCTTGATGGGCGTGCTGCACGCCATGATCCCGATCATTGCGCAGGACTTCGGCGGCGGCCGCATGGCCGAGATCGGCCGTACCTGGGCGCAAGGCGTATGGCTTGCAGCTGCCTTGTCAGTGGTGGGCGGCGTGGCCATGCTGTTCCCCGACGTGTGGCTGAGCATGTCTGGCGAAGTCGACCCGACTGTCCGCGAGCTGATGACCAATTACCTGCGCTGCCTGGTGATTGCGCTCCCCGCCGCGTTGCTGTTCCGCACCGTCTACGCGCTGAGCACTGCCGTGTCGCGCCCGAAAGTCATCATGGCGATCAACATTGTTGGCGTCTGCCTGAAGGCCTGTTTCAACTGGGTGCTGATCTACGGCAAGTTCGGCATACCCGCACTCGGTGCGGTGGGTGCCGGCATGTCGAGCGCCATCGTGTTCTGGATCTCGGCCACCATCAGCATCACGATCTTGCTGCGTGACCCCTTCTACGCACGCTTCAAGATCCGCCTGTATCGGCCTGACTGGAAGATTCTGGGCGGCCTGATACGCCTGGGCTTGCCCATGGGCGCGTCCTACCTGATCGAAGTCACGTCCTTCACCTTCATGGCGCTGCTGGTGGCACGCGGCGGCACCTTTGCGCTGGGCAGCCACCAGATCATGTCGAATCTGGCGGCGCTGTGTTTCATGATGCCGATGTCGATTGGCGTGGCTACGTCCACACTGACCGCGCAGGCAATCGGTGCAGGTTCCCCTGACCGTGCACGCCGAACGGCGCTCGCCGGGCTGGGTATAGGCGTGGCCGGGGCCATGCTGACCATCAGCCTGCTGATCGTCGGGCGCGCCTGGATTGTGGATGGCTACACCAGCGATGCCCAGGTTGCCCTGGGTGCCATGGCGCTGATCCGCCTGCTGGTGGTGTTTCACATGCTGGATGCCTTGCAGTGCATTACCAGCTACATCTTGCGGGCGCACAAGATTGCGGTGGTGCCAATGCTGATCCAGGCGGTCACGCTGTGGGGGATCGGGTTGGGTGGCGGCTGGTGGCTGGGTTTTGGGTCGGCGTCCAACCCGCTGGCTGGAGTGATCGGGCAATGGCTGCCTGGGGCTCCAGTGGGAGCGGCAACCTTGTGGCTGATGGCGATTCTGGCGATGGTGTTGACGACGGCGTGTTTGCAGTACTGGTATCACCGGGTGTTGCGCAAGGCGATGGCGGGCGAGCCACCAACAGGCTCCAAAACACCATCTATTTGA
- a CDS encoding ArnT family glycosyltransferase, whose translation MISTTPSKLSTPARLTAPATAKLPRWALFALCAVYILAGLIGREPWKSDDVIGLAQMWTAAFSDNAWMHPQVAGIAVSQKGPLATWVGGGLMVLLGPILDPIMAGRVANILWFTITASSLWYGVYLLGRRAEAQPLALPFGGQPSPSAYGRMLADAALLLLLATLGFLWRSHETSAEPAAVAAQALAFYALARMADRPRSGAITLGVALAAAFLARGLPAVAPLLITLPVLFRPGTTLVREIRWLFLLALPIGIALSLAWWIPAANSNPYWMNGWWHWHGNVLGWISQQGAIGTLRNLPWFLWPTLPLAALAAWRWRGHRAMLHVQLPLALGAAAFVMLFFTQRPSDPEFLALVIPCAALGVFVLPTLRRGLVNALDWFALMSYSFALFVIWLGWTALSTGVPPRLARNIARQTPGFIAEFSILSIGIAVAATVAWIALVTWRVRMRPAAMWRGSVLSAGGMVVSWLLLMTLWLPSINYSKSYRVVSQGLAQALEAEHRVVGKTACVRTIGLGLPQRASFALFDQLVFTPSPNCPLVLIQGSPDQLVIYQRRPDLEGAVVRWDGGRASDLRERFRLVRVPEATAP comes from the coding sequence ATGATCAGCACCACGCCATCCAAGTTGTCCACCCCTGCCCGCCTGACCGCGCCGGCCACTGCCAAGCTTCCACGCTGGGCTTTGTTCGCCTTGTGCGCGGTGTATATCCTGGCCGGGCTGATCGGGCGCGAGCCCTGGAAATCGGACGACGTGATCGGCCTGGCGCAGATGTGGACGGCCGCATTCAGCGACAACGCCTGGATGCATCCGCAGGTGGCGGGCATTGCGGTGTCTCAGAAAGGCCCGCTTGCCACCTGGGTGGGTGGTGGCCTGATGGTGCTGCTCGGGCCGATTCTCGACCCGATCATGGCGGGTCGGGTTGCCAACATTCTGTGGTTCACGATCACCGCTTCCAGTCTTTGGTACGGCGTGTACCTGCTTGGACGACGTGCCGAAGCGCAACCGCTTGCGCTGCCTTTCGGTGGCCAGCCTTCGCCGTCCGCCTATGGGCGCATGCTGGCCGATGCAGCCCTGCTGCTGTTGTTGGCAACCCTGGGATTTTTGTGGCGCAGCCATGAAACCTCGGCTGAACCCGCAGCCGTGGCTGCGCAGGCGCTGGCCTTCTACGCCCTGGCCCGCATGGCCGACCGGCCGCGCAGCGGGGCGATCACCCTGGGCGTGGCATTGGCGGCGGCGTTCTTGGCGCGTGGCCTGCCTGCCGTCGCCCCCTTGCTGATCACACTGCCGGTGCTGTTCCGTCCGGGCACGACCCTGGTGCGGGAAATCCGTTGGCTGTTCCTGCTTGCATTGCCGATTGGCATTGCGCTGTCGCTGGCCTGGTGGATTCCGGCTGCCAACAGCAATCCTTACTGGATGAACGGCTGGTGGCATTGGCACGGCAATGTGCTGGGCTGGATTTCGCAGCAGGGGGCCATTGGTACCTTGCGCAATCTGCCCTGGTTCCTGTGGCCGACCTTGCCGCTGGCTGCGCTGGCTGCCTGGCGCTGGCGCGGCCATCGCGCCATGCTGCATGTGCAACTGCCGCTGGCGCTGGGCGCAGCCGCTTTTGTGATGCTGTTCTTCACCCAGCGACCCAGCGACCCGGAATTCCTGGCCTTGGTGATTCCCTGCGCAGCACTCGGTGTCTTCGTGCTGCCCACCCTGCGACGCGGGCTGGTCAACGCGCTCGACTGGTTCGCGCTGATGAGCTATTCGTTTGCGCTGTTCGTGATCTGGCTGGGCTGGACCGCGCTGTCGACCGGCGTGCCGCCCCGGCTGGCCCGCAATATCGCCCGCCAGACCCCGGGTTTCATCGCCGAGTTCTCGATTCTGTCGATCGGCATTGCAGTGGCCGCCACGGTCGCCTGGATTGCGCTGGTGACCTGGCGGGTGCGCATGCGTCCGGCGGCCATGTGGCGCGGTTCCGTGCTGTCGGCGGGCGGCATGGTGGTCAGCTGGCTGCTGTTGATGACCCTGTGGCTGCCATCAATCAACTACAGCAAGAGCTATCGCGTGGTGTCGCAAGGCTTGGCACAGGCGCTGGAAGCCGAGCACCGTGTCGTCGGCAAGACCGCCTGCGTGCGTACCATCGGCCTGGGCCTGCCCCAGCGCGCCTCGTTCGCGTTGTTCGACCAGTTGGTGTTCACGCCCTCACCGAACTGCCCGCTGGTCCTGATTCAAGGCTCACCAGACCAACTGGTGATCTACCAGCGCCGCCCTGATCTGGAAGGTGCCGTGGTGCGTTGGGACGGTGGCCGCGCCAGTGACTTGCGTGAACGCTTCAGGCTGGTACGCGTTCCCGAGGCAACCGCACCATGA
- a CDS encoding type B 50S ribosomal protein L31, giving the protein MKEGIHPNYRDVVFHDLQTGTKFISRSTLNSRETIELDGKEYPLFKCDVTSESHPFYTGAQTRIVETGRVEKFRQRFARTTPTTKTA; this is encoded by the coding sequence ATGAAAGAAGGCATTCACCCGAACTACCGCGACGTGGTCTTCCACGATCTGCAGACCGGCACCAAGTTCATCAGCCGTTCGACCCTGAACTCGCGCGAAACCATCGAACTCGATGGCAAAGAGTATCCGCTGTTCAAGTGCGACGTGACCTCGGAATCGCATCCGTTCTACACCGGTGCGCAAACCCGCATCGTCGAAACCGGCCGCGTTGAAAAGTTCCGCCAGCGTTTCGCCCGCACCACCCCGACCACGAAGACTGCATAA
- the rho gene encoding transcription termination factor Rho — MHLNELKALHVSALLEMAATLEIDNASRLRKQELMFAIMKRRAKQGEQIFGDGVLEVLPDGFGFLRSPETSYLASTDDIYISPSQIRRFNLHTGDSIEGEVRVPKDGERYFALVKVDKVNNLPPEQVKHRIMFENLTPLHPNRPMRLERDIKSEENLTGRILDIFAPIGHGQRGLLVASPKSGKTVMMQHMAHAITSNHPDAVMIVLMIDERPEEVTEMQRSVRGEVVASTFDEPATRHVQVAEMVIEKAKRLVELKKDVVILLDSITRLARAYNTVVPASGKVLTGGVDANALQRPKRFFGAARNLEEGGSLTIIGTALIETGSRMDDVIYEEFKGTGNCEVHLERRLAEKRVYPAINLNKSGTRREELLIKPDVLQKVWVLRKFIYDMDEIQSMEFLLDKMRATKNNGEFFDMMKRGGS, encoded by the coding sequence ATGCATCTGAACGAATTGAAGGCGCTGCACGTTTCCGCACTGTTGGAAATGGCCGCCACCCTTGAGATCGACAACGCCAGCCGCCTGCGCAAGCAGGAACTGATGTTCGCGATCATGAAACGCCGCGCCAAGCAGGGCGAACAGATCTTCGGCGACGGTGTGCTGGAAGTGCTGCCGGACGGCTTCGGCTTCCTGCGTTCGCCGGAAACGTCTTACCTGGCCAGCACCGACGACATCTATATTTCGCCGTCGCAAATTCGCCGTTTCAATCTGCACACTGGCGATTCGATCGAAGGTGAAGTGCGCGTTCCGAAGGACGGCGAGCGTTACTTTGCGCTGGTGAAGGTGGACAAGGTGAACAACCTGCCGCCGGAACAGGTCAAGCACCGCATCATGTTCGAGAACCTGACGCCGCTGCACCCGAACCGCCCGATGCGCCTGGAACGCGACATCAAGAGCGAAGAGAACCTGACCGGCCGTATTCTGGACATCTTCGCGCCCATCGGCCACGGCCAGCGCGGCCTGCTGGTCGCCAGCCCGAAGTCCGGCAAGACGGTGATGATGCAGCACATGGCCCACGCCATCACCAGCAACCATCCCGACGCCGTGATGATCGTGCTGATGATCGACGAGCGCCCTGAAGAAGTGACCGAAATGCAGCGCTCGGTGCGCGGCGAAGTGGTTGCATCCACCTTCGACGAACCGGCCACCCGCCACGTGCAGGTTGCAGAAATGGTGATCGAAAAAGCCAAGCGCCTGGTCGAGCTGAAGAAAGACGTGGTGATTCTGCTGGACTCGATCACCCGTCTGGCGCGTGCATACAACACCGTGGTGCCGGCCTCGGGCAAGGTACTGACCGGTGGTGTGGACGCCAATGCGCTGCAACGCCCGAAGCGTTTCTTCGGTGCCGCGCGCAATCTGGAAGAAGGCGGTTCGCTGACCATCATCGGCACGGCGCTGATCGAAACCGGCAGCCGCATGGACGACGTGATCTACGAAGAATTCAAGGGCACCGGCAACTGCGAAGTGCACCTGGAGCGTCGCCTGGCTGAAAAGCGTGTCTACCCGGCCATCAACCTGAACAAGTCGGGTACCCGCCGCGAAGAACTGCTGATCAAGCCCGATGTGCTGCAGAAGGTCTGGGTGCTGCGCAAGTTCATCTACGACATGGACGAAATCCAGTCGATGGAATTCCTGCTGGACAAGATGCGCGCCACCAAGAACAACGGCGAATTCTTCGACATGATGAAGCGCGGCGGCAGCTGA